The following proteins are co-located in the Sphingomonas donggukensis genome:
- the pspC gene encoding envelope stress response membrane protein PspC gives MSASRTKFYTDKPNGKWMGVCAGISDYTGIDVTFVRVAMVLLTVVTNGVAIIGYFAAGKLAPAKPYDLYETADDQKFWQGVRTNTKRTTAEVRSKFRELDRRLADVETYYTSRNTRLADEIEALR, from the coding sequence ATGTCCGCCAGCCGCACCAAATTCTACACCGACAAGCCCAATGGCAAATGGATGGGCGTCTGCGCCGGGATTTCCGATTACACCGGCATCGACGTCACCTTCGTCCGGGTCGCGATGGTCCTGCTGACGGTCGTCACCAACGGCGTCGCCATCATCGGCTACTTCGCCGCAGGCAAGCTCGCACCGGCCAAGCCGTACGACCTTTACGAGACCGCCGACGACCAGAAGTTCTGGCAGGGCGTGCGCACCAACACCAAGCGCACCACCGCCGAGGTCCGCAGCAAGTTCCGCGAGCTCGACCGGCGCCTGGCGGATGTCGAAACCTACTACACCAGCCGCAACACGCGCCTGGCCGACGAGATCGAGGCGCTGCGCTGA
- a CDS encoding Ctf8 family protein translates to MSWGGPGFVLAIIAISTIGWVLTTWIRARHGYPIENEWSGSAHRGDPEGERKVTLLTNENARLTGQVGRLEERIAVLERIATDPATRTARDIDALR, encoded by the coding sequence ATGAGCTGGGGTGGACCGGGTTTCGTGCTGGCGATCATCGCGATCAGCACGATCGGGTGGGTGCTGACGACCTGGATCAGGGCGCGGCACGGCTATCCGATCGAGAATGAATGGTCGGGCAGCGCCCACCGCGGCGATCCGGAGGGCGAGCGCAAGGTGACGCTTCTCACCAACGAGAATGCGCGGCTGACCGGACAGGTCGGGCGGCTGGAGGAACGGATCGCGGTGCTGGAACGCATCGCCACCGACCCCGCGACCCGCACCGCCCGCGATATCGACGCGCTGCGCTGA
- a CDS encoding SufE family protein — MTRIADLAEEYDFLEPDDRYRLLIDLGRALEPMPDALKTDATLVRGCSASVWVYPTVRDDGTLHFLADSNAAITKGIIALVLLTVQDSAPASISATDFEAALAPFDLKNQLSSNRTQGIPNMIALIRATAERYGS, encoded by the coding sequence ATGACCCGTATCGCCGACCTTGCCGAGGAATATGACTTCCTCGAACCCGACGACCGCTACCGCCTGCTGATCGACCTGGGCCGCGCGCTGGAGCCTATGCCCGACGCGCTGAAGACCGATGCAACACTGGTCAGGGGGTGCTCCGCTTCGGTCTGGGTTTACCCGACGGTTCGGGACGACGGCACGCTCCATTTCCTGGCCGACAGCAATGCCGCGATCACGAAGGGAATCATCGCGCTGGTCCTGCTGACGGTGCAGGATTCCGCGCCCGCGTCGATATCGGCGACCGATTTCGAGGCTGCGCTCGCCCCGTTCGATTTGAAGAACCAGCTGAGTTCGAACCGGACGCAAGGGATTCCGAACATGATCGCGCTGATCCGAGCGACGGCGGAGCGGTACGGATCGTGA
- a CDS encoding (2Fe-2S) ferredoxin domain-containing protein, producing MIRHLRSDWQDAVMVCGKCSKKLDGGFGPKGKTSLAKLLRKALRLGKGRKARVGIVETKCLGVCPRKAVVVARAGEWLVVPAGTSVGRVALALGLARPPAARDQKAA from the coding sequence GTGATCCGCCACCTGCGGTCGGACTGGCAGGACGCGGTCATGGTCTGCGGGAAATGTTCGAAGAAGCTGGACGGCGGCTTCGGGCCGAAGGGCAAGACTTCGCTCGCCAAGCTGCTCCGCAAGGCGTTGCGGCTCGGCAAGGGTCGCAAGGCGCGGGTCGGGATCGTCGAGACGAAATGCCTGGGCGTCTGCCCGAGGAAAGCGGTCGTGGTCGCGCGGGCGGGCGAGTGGCTGGTGGTGCCGGCGGGCACGAGCGTCGGGCGGGTGGCACTGGCGCTTGGTTTGGCCAGGCCGCCTGCCGCGCGCGATCAGAAAGCCGCCTGA
- a CDS encoding J domain-containing protein, whose amino-acid sequence MARSTRSDDWGFPRWRDYGAAREAARVRICDRHGCEEPGNCPAPKSPNSPERWYFCQAHAGEYNRGWDYFEGLSAEDAAAREADERRDAGGFAQSKHNAWAGRGDGSRSRDEMRALEVLDLDPDVEFEAVRAAWRKAAKDSHPDVNPGDAEAAKRFQAVQAAYEVLKSAEDQRQWKPA is encoded by the coding sequence ATGGCGCGATCGACACGTTCGGATGACTGGGGCTTTCCCCGCTGGCGCGATTATGGTGCGGCGCGGGAGGCCGCGCGCGTCCGGATCTGCGACCGTCATGGTTGCGAGGAGCCGGGCAATTGCCCCGCGCCGAAATCGCCGAACAGCCCGGAGCGTTGGTATTTCTGTCAGGCCCACGCCGGCGAATACAACCGCGGCTGGGACTATTTCGAGGGGCTGAGCGCCGAAGACGCCGCCGCGCGCGAAGCCGACGAGCGCCGCGACGCGGGCGGGTTCGCGCAGTCGAAACACAATGCCTGGGCCGGTCGCGGCGACGGCAGCCGCTCGCGTGACGAGATGCGCGCGCTCGAGGTGCTCGATCTCGACCCCGACGTCGAATTCGAGGCGGTGCGCGCGGCTTGGCGCAAGGCGGCGAAGGACAGCCACCCCGACGTCAATCCCGGCGATGCGGAGGCGGCAAAGCGCTTCCAGGCAGTGCAGGCCGCGTATGAAGTGCTGAAATCCGCCGAGGACCAGCGCCAGTGGAAGCCCGCGTGA
- a CDS encoding SulP family inorganic anion transporter, producing the protein MPPKASFPSTLKADLPASIVVALVALPLCLGVALASGAPLFSGLIAGIVGGIVVGGLSTSPLSVSGPAAGLTVIVLAAIESLPSYEVFLLSVVLAGVLQLAFSATRSGVLSEFVPSSVITGMLAAIGLILILKQVPHAFGYDGDYEGTFQFWQADGKNTFTAIWYAVAESVSAGAVIIAVLGLAFLFWWDANKPKDGPLRYLPGPLVVVLLGVGLNAVFGLVAPSLALGQTHLVSVPVAASIGEFAKLFSLPDFSAIGSSAMWTVAATLAIVASLESLLSVKAIDEIDPRRRTTDKNWELMAQGGGNIVSGMLGGLPVTSVIVRSSANVEANAQSKASTMMHGAWLLLSVLLIPTVLNLIPLAALAAILIATGYKLTKPQLFVKRYAQGWTQFVPFVVTIGAILFTDLLVGIVIGLAVGFVFVIARNFRTAITYIHEGHDVLVRARRNLYFIHKVELQRVLTQIPDNSNVMIDLSSTSYVDLDNVDIINAFIKGAEFRDITVVVRGDISQRSAALINAPSQEVRFA; encoded by the coding sequence GTGCCGCCCAAAGCATCGTTTCCATCGACCCTGAAGGCGGATCTGCCCGCCTCGATCGTCGTGGCCCTCGTCGCACTGCCGCTGTGCCTGGGCGTCGCGCTCGCATCGGGGGCGCCGCTGTTCTCCGGGCTGATCGCGGGGATCGTCGGCGGTATCGTCGTCGGCGGCCTGTCGACATCGCCATTGTCGGTCAGCGGCCCGGCCGCCGGGCTGACCGTGATCGTGCTGGCTGCGATCGAGAGCCTGCCGAGCTACGAGGTCTTCTTGCTGTCGGTGGTGCTCGCTGGCGTCCTCCAGCTCGCGTTTTCGGCCACCCGCTCTGGCGTGCTGTCCGAATTCGTGCCGTCGTCGGTCATCACCGGCATGCTCGCCGCGATCGGCCTGATCCTGATTTTGAAGCAGGTGCCCCACGCCTTCGGCTACGACGGCGATTACGAGGGGACGTTCCAGTTCTGGCAGGCGGACGGCAAGAACACCTTCACCGCAATCTGGTACGCGGTTGCCGAAAGCGTGTCGGCGGGCGCGGTCATCATCGCGGTCCTCGGCCTCGCCTTCCTCTTCTGGTGGGACGCCAACAAGCCGAAGGACGGCCCGCTGCGCTACCTGCCCGGCCCGCTGGTCGTCGTGCTGCTCGGCGTCGGGCTGAACGCCGTGTTCGGGCTGGTCGCCCCCAGCCTTGCGCTCGGCCAGACGCATCTCGTCAGCGTGCCCGTCGCCGCATCGATCGGGGAATTCGCCAAGCTGTTCTCGCTTCCCGATTTCTCGGCCATCGGCAGTTCGGCGATGTGGACCGTCGCCGCCACGCTCGCCATCGTGGCCAGCCTGGAATCGCTGCTGAGCGTGAAGGCCATCGACGAGATCGATCCCCGCCGCCGCACCACCGACAAGAACTGGGAGCTGATGGCGCAGGGCGGCGGCAACATCGTGTCGGGAATGCTCGGCGGCTTGCCGGTCACCTCCGTCATCGTGCGATCGTCGGCCAACGTCGAGGCGAATGCCCAGTCCAAGGCGTCGACGATGATGCACGGCGCCTGGCTGCTGCTGAGCGTGCTGCTGATCCCGACCGTCCTGAACCTTATCCCGCTCGCCGCGCTGGCCGCGATCCTGATCGCGACCGGTTACAAGCTGACCAAGCCGCAGCTGTTCGTGAAGCGCTACGCCCAGGGGTGGACGCAGTTCGTGCCGTTCGTCGTCACGATCGGCGCGATCCTGTTCACCGACCTGCTGGTCGGCATTGTCATCGGTCTGGCCGTCGGCTTCGTGTTCGTGATCGCGCGCAATTTCCGCACCGCGATCACCTACATCCACGAAGGGCATGACGTGCTGGTCCGCGCGCGGCGCAACCTGTATTTCATCCACAAGGTGGAGTTGCAGCGCGTGCTGACGCAGATCCCCGACAATTCGAACGTCATGATCGACCTGTCATCGACCAGCTACGTCGACCTCGACAACGTCGACATCATCAACGCGTTCATCAAGGGCGCCGAGTTCCGCGACATCACCGTCGTCGTCCGCGGCGACATCAGCCAGCGCAGCGCCGCCCTGATTAACGCTCCGTCACAAGAGGTTCGCTTCGCATGA
- a CDS encoding carbonic anhydrase: MKDYRQLLLSNRAWATELTDENPEFFSRQVAGQKPDFLWIGCSDSRVSPEQMTQTQPGGMFIHRNVANLVDPDDLNLMSVVQYAVDVLGVKHVIVCGHYACGGLIATLKGGTTGPVDEWLAPARDVYRDHVHEIDGCPTEESRVNRFVEVNVCDQLIRLAQTDIVQGAFARGQELFLHGWVYDLRDGLIKPMMEIDGNTVLEDVGRPEKVLV, encoded by the coding sequence ATGAAGGACTATCGCCAACTCCTGCTCTCCAACCGCGCCTGGGCGACCGAGCTGACCGACGAGAATCCGGAGTTCTTCTCGCGCCAGGTGGCGGGACAGAAGCCCGACTTCCTGTGGATCGGCTGCTCGGACAGCCGCGTGTCGCCGGAACAGATGACGCAGACCCAGCCCGGCGGCATGTTCATCCACCGTAACGTCGCCAATCTGGTCGATCCCGACGACCTGAACCTGATGTCAGTCGTGCAATATGCGGTCGATGTGCTGGGGGTGAAGCACGTGATCGTGTGCGGCCATTACGCCTGCGGCGGGCTGATCGCCACGCTGAAGGGTGGCACGACCGGGCCGGTCGACGAATGGCTGGCCCCCGCGCGCGATGTGTACCGCGATCACGTGCACGAGATCGACGGCTGCCCCACCGAAGAGTCGCGCGTCAACCGCTTCGTGGAGGTCAACGTCTGCGATCAGCTGATCCGCCTGGCGCAGACCGACATCGTGCAGGGCGCGTTTGCCCGCGGGCAGGAATTGTTCCTGCACGGCTGGGTTTATGACCTGCGCGACGGCCTCATCAAGCCGATGATGGAGATCGACGGCAACACCGTGCTTGAGGATGTGGGCCGGCCGGAGAAGGTGCTGGTCTAG
- a CDS encoding energy transducer TonB, whose product MGFEAGAILIAAIGVASGQVAPASQTPPPAAPQTVQQAYEAATALANARKDAEALAAWTALEPRVAKTPRSMAIVRVRKAVALLRLNRLDEASVAAREGLAGMPTTDATLRADRHNAQMTLGLIDRVALDYPGALAHYREALALSGEPGETLSALVGIVRTGTFVTPAEVLPEAARIETMMQVATVAADAKGAIGAVLSELYLNLGRYDDAKRAAGVAVKSLGGLTLKTSVADVTARWDYALAALKLGRDEEARQYLAYTGAGRSKSAFDPAAQLVSPDCGGDAGITPDDVAVIEFSVDDDGAVSDSAPVWGSRPGAMPIAFARAARGWSWTPEQVKGLPTFYRTRVRVEMRCSTAFARPASADYLRDGLREFLATKGVALGDRSTTGDASRLPALRAAMASAPTGGVAPLSLAPTFYDLIENVASTREESAIAAERLRASLIAAQAPPVALLAAEVKVASMAAVDRTSSESYFGRLAAMRAAQPYASDAEARGILALMMSDAAPYSKAGKRSDIRAYLAQVSNDLALPAAHPLKVAALVRSASLAQAAGDTAAAQAAFAKTGLAANQCALLDKPPAFKSLGNNTFPMEALRWGFEGWGRVQFDIDAKGRTTGQRIVAAFPPFVFGKAAIDTVAASRFEESYRPDGGLGCGGTIRGVVFRLPG is encoded by the coding sequence ATGGGGTTTGAGGCAGGCGCGATCCTGATCGCGGCGATCGGCGTAGCGAGCGGGCAGGTGGCGCCCGCGTCCCAGACACCGCCGCCGGCGGCACCCCAGACCGTCCAGCAGGCCTATGAAGCGGCGACCGCGCTCGCCAACGCGCGCAAGGATGCCGAGGCGCTCGCCGCCTGGACCGCGCTCGAGCCGCGCGTGGCGAAGACGCCGCGCAGCATGGCGATCGTGCGCGTGCGCAAGGCGGTGGCGCTGCTGCGGCTCAACCGGCTCGACGAGGCGTCGGTCGCGGCGCGTGAAGGGCTCGCCGGCATGCCCACCACGGACGCGACGCTGCGCGCCGATCGACATAACGCGCAGATGACGCTCGGGCTGATCGACCGGGTCGCGCTCGATTACCCCGGCGCGCTTGCCCATTACCGCGAGGCGCTGGCGCTGTCGGGCGAGCCGGGCGAAACGCTGTCGGCGCTGGTCGGTATCGTCCGGACGGGCACGTTCGTGACGCCGGCAGAGGTGCTGCCCGAAGCCGCCCGGATCGAAACGATGATGCAGGTCGCGACCGTCGCCGCCGATGCGAAGGGCGCGATCGGCGCCGTGCTGAGCGAACTCTATCTGAACCTCGGTCGCTACGACGATGCGAAGCGGGCGGCGGGCGTCGCGGTCAAGAGCCTCGGCGGGTTGACCCTGAAGACCAGCGTCGCCGACGTCACCGCGCGCTGGGACTATGCGCTGGCCGCGCTGAAGCTCGGGCGCGACGAGGAGGCGCGCCAGTACCTCGCCTATACCGGGGCCGGGCGGTCGAAATCGGCGTTCGATCCCGCCGCGCAGCTGGTGTCGCCCGATTGCGGGGGCGATGCCGGCATCACGCCCGACGACGTTGCCGTCATCGAATTCAGCGTGGACGACGACGGCGCGGTGAGCGACAGCGCCCCCGTCTGGGGATCGCGGCCCGGCGCCATGCCGATCGCCTTCGCGCGCGCCGCGCGCGGCTGGTCGTGGACGCCCGAACAGGTGAAGGGCCTGCCGACATTCTACCGCACTCGCGTCCGGGTGGAGATGCGGTGCTCGACCGCGTTCGCACGTCCGGCGAGTGCGGATTATCTGCGCGACGGGCTGCGCGAGTTCCTGGCCACCAAGGGCGTGGCCCTCGGCGATCGCAGCACCACCGGCGATGCGTCGCGGCTGCCGGCGCTCCGTGCGGCGATGGCGTCGGCGCCGACGGGGGGCGTGGCCCCGCTGTCGCTGGCGCCGACGTTCTACGATCTCATCGAAAACGTCGCCAGCACGCGCGAGGAATCGGCCATCGCCGCCGAGCGGTTGCGCGCCAGCCTCATCGCGGCACAGGCACCGCCGGTGGCATTGCTGGCGGCGGAGGTGAAGGTCGCGTCGATGGCGGCGGTCGATCGCACCAGCAGCGAAAGCTATTTCGGGCGGCTCGCGGCGATGCGCGCGGCGCAGCCCTATGCCAGCGACGCCGAAGCACGCGGCATCCTGGCGCTGATGATGTCGGACGCCGCGCCTTATTCGAAAGCGGGCAAGCGTAGCGACATACGTGCGTATCTGGCGCAGGTCTCAAACGACCTCGCGCTCCCCGCCGCGCATCCGCTGAAGGTTGCGGCACTGGTCCGCTCCGCCTCGCTCGCGCAGGCCGCGGGCGACACCGCGGCGGCGCAGGCGGCGTTCGCGAAGACCGGGCTGGCCGCCAATCAATGCGCGCTGCTCGACAAGCCGCCGGCCTTCAAGTCGCTGGGCAACAACACGTTTCCGATGGAGGCGCTGCGCTGGGGCTTCGAAGGTTGGGGCAGGGTGCAGTTCGATATCGATGCGAAGGGCCGGACGACCGGTCAGCGCATCGTCGCGGCTTTCCCGCCGTTCGTGTTCGGCAAGGCGGCCATCGACACGGTCGCCGCGTCGCGGTTCGAGGAAAGCTATCGCCCCGATGGCGGCCTGGGCTGCGGCGGCACCATCCGCGGCGTTGTGTTCCGGCTGCCGGGGTGA
- a CDS encoding N-acetylmuramoyl-L-alanine amidase has translation MDFIDSPSPNFDDRLMPISAIVLHYTGMEDAPAALARLCDPAAKVSSHYLVYEDGTIHRLVAEDKRAWHAGRSHWRGLTDLNSSSIGIEIVNPGHEFDYVPYPDAQIDAVVRLVSDIKDRHRISRGNVVGHSDIAPARKRDPGELFPWHRLARLRLALPRPTKNLMDPGWTEAGFLLALERFGYDVTNPMAAIRAFQRRFRPELIDGEIDAECRMILLALLLPKPTGDE, from the coding sequence ATGGACTTCATCGACAGCCCCTCGCCGAATTTCGACGATCGCCTGATGCCGATATCGGCCATCGTGCTCCACTATACCGGCATGGAGGATGCGCCCGCCGCGCTCGCCCGGCTGTGCGATCCCGCCGCGAAAGTGTCGTCGCACTATCTGGTGTATGAGGACGGCACGATCCACCGCCTGGTGGCCGAGGACAAGCGCGCCTGGCACGCGGGGCGCTCGCACTGGCGCGGCCTCACCGACCTCAACAGCTCGTCGATCGGGATCGAGATCGTCAATCCGGGCCACGAGTTCGATTACGTGCCCTATCCCGATGCGCAGATCGACGCGGTCGTGCGGCTTGTGTCCGACATCAAGGATCGCCACCGGATCAGCCGCGGCAACGTCGTCGGCCATTCCGACATCGCGCCGGCCCGCAAGCGCGACCCCGGCGAGCTGTTCCCGTGGCATCGCCTCGCCCGCCTGCGCCTCGCGTTGCCGCGCCCGACCAAGAATTTGATGGACCCGGGCTGGACCGAGGCCGGGTTCCTGCTCGCGCTCGAACGCTTCGGCTATGACGTCACCAATCCGATGGCGGCGATCAGGGCGTTCCAGCGGCGTTTCCGCCCCGAGCTGATCGACGGCGAGATCGACGCGGAGTGCCGCATGATCCTGCTCGCGCTGCTGCTTCCCAAACCGACCGGCGACGAGTAG
- a CDS encoding CheR family methyltransferase: MIQAPIAHPTGSATALGMIARLLEDRTGQQIAASRAWRLETTLKPLLRDHGMTTLDDLVSGLVTARDAKLSDQVVDALLNQESSFFRDAAVIDLAGDAAQALHAERQRRLRIWSAGCSNGQEPLSLAILCEERGLGEDSVEIVATDVSHGAIARAKTARFSQFEIQRGLSIRRMMTWFEGGGEDWTARRELVRRIQFRQQNLVTDPAPAGGFDMILCRNVLLYLSPELRAATFENFAKALRPGGVLVLGASETVIGQTDRFAPSDRWRGLYTLAARRD, from the coding sequence GTGATCCAGGCTCCGATCGCCCACCCGACCGGCTCGGCCACCGCCCTCGGCATGATCGCGCGGCTGCTGGAGGATCGCACCGGCCAGCAGATCGCGGCGTCGCGGGCATGGCGGCTGGAAACGACGCTCAAACCCCTCTTGCGGGACCACGGCATGACGACCCTCGATGATCTGGTGAGCGGCCTGGTGACGGCACGCGATGCGAAGCTGTCCGACCAGGTCGTCGATGCGCTGCTGAACCAGGAAAGCTCGTTCTTCCGCGACGCCGCGGTCATCGACCTTGCCGGCGATGCGGCGCAGGCGCTGCATGCCGAGCGCCAGCGCCGTCTGCGCATCTGGTCCGCGGGCTGTTCGAACGGGCAGGAGCCGTTGAGCCTCGCCATCCTGTGCGAAGAGCGCGGCCTTGGCGAGGATTCGGTCGAGATCGTCGCGACCGACGTGTCGCACGGCGCGATCGCCCGCGCGAAGACCGCAAGATTTTCGCAGTTCGAAATCCAGCGCGGCCTGTCGATCCGCCGCATGATGACCTGGTTCGAGGGCGGGGGCGAGGACTGGACCGCGCGCCGCGAGCTCGTCCGCCGCATCCAGTTCCGCCAGCAGAATCTGGTGACCGATCCGGCTCCGGCGGGGGGATTCGACATGATCCTGTGCCGCAACGTCCTGCTGTACCTGTCGCCGGAACTGCGCGCCGCGACGTTCGAGAACTTCGCCAAGGCGTTGCGCCCCGGCGGCGTGCTGGTGCTCGGCGCGAGCGAAACCGTGATCGGCCAGACCGACCGCTTCGCGCCGTCCGATCGCTGGCGCGGGCTCTACACGCTCGCTGCCCGGCGCGATTAG
- a CDS encoding chemotaxis protein CheB — protein MTLATHNRIEAEPAPSIASVLIVDDSIVARAAFGRIIDATARFVVAGAVGTVAAALDFLDRHRVEIVLLDLELPGTDGLTGLPDLIAAGQGAKVFVVSAAAGEGAVATLQALALGAADTLVKPGLGAGGRRFSDVLIERLERLVDANPDPLPAAPPRAEHAHPPLPPFDIVAIGASTGGIHALSALLRALPATFDVPILVTQHLPASFMPYFAAQLALLAGRPCDVAENHMRVRPGRIVIAPGHAHMRLAKMDDGASIRLTSEASASGCLPSVDPMFASLAEVYGKRGLGVVLSGMGRDGAIGARALTAAGASVVVQDRRTSVVWGMPGAVANSGGATAVLPPDAIGRLIALQRSAPGAATLGVAR, from the coding sequence GTGACGCTCGCCACCCATAATCGGATCGAGGCGGAGCCCGCGCCGTCGATCGCCAGCGTGCTGATCGTCGACGATTCGATCGTCGCGCGGGCGGCATTCGGGCGGATCATCGACGCGACCGCGCGCTTCGTGGTGGCGGGAGCCGTGGGCACGGTGGCCGCCGCGCTCGACTTCCTCGACCGGCACCGGGTGGAAATCGTTCTGCTCGACCTCGAATTGCCCGGCACCGACGGCCTGACCGGCCTGCCCGACCTGATCGCGGCGGGGCAGGGTGCGAAAGTGTTCGTGGTGTCCGCCGCCGCCGGCGAAGGCGCGGTCGCGACGCTGCAGGCACTCGCGCTGGGGGCCGCCGACACGCTGGTGAAGCCCGGCCTCGGCGCCGGGGGACGACGTTTCTCCGACGTGCTGATCGAGCGGCTCGAGCGGCTGGTCGATGCGAACCCCGATCCGCTGCCGGCAGCGCCGCCCCGTGCCGAGCATGCGCATCCGCCGTTGCCGCCGTTCGACATCGTCGCGATCGGCGCCTCGACCGGCGGCATCCACGCCCTCAGTGCGCTGCTGCGCGCACTGCCCGCGACCTTCGACGTGCCGATCCTGGTGACCCAGCATCTGCCGGCGTCGTTCATGCCCTATTTCGCTGCGCAGCTCGCGCTGCTCGCCGGGCGGCCGTGCGACGTCGCCGAAAACCATATGCGCGTCCGTCCGGGCCGGATCGTGATCGCGCCCGGCCACGCCCATATGCGGCTGGCGAAGATGGACGACGGCGCCTCGATCCGCCTGACCAGCGAAGCGAGCGCCAGCGGGTGCCTGCCCTCGGTCGATCCGATGTTCGCCTCGCTGGCCGAGGTGTACGGGAAGCGCGGCCTGGGCGTCGTGCTGAGCGGCATGGGCCGCGACGGCGCGATCGGCGCCCGCGCCCTGACCGCCGCCGGCGCATCGGTGGTGGTGCAGGACCGACGGACCTCGGTGGTCTGGGGGATGCCCGGCGCCGTCGCCAACAGCGGCGGCGCGACCGCGGTGCTGCCCCCCGACGCGATCGGTCGGCTGATCGCGCTCCAGCGGTCGGCGCCCGGTGCGGCGACGCTGGGCGTGGCGCGGTGA
- a CDS encoding response regulator translates to MKTCLVVDDSKVIRKVARHILETLDFEVREAGDGREALDACMATPPDVILLDWNMPVMSGMDFLRALRDTDIGSKPKVVFCTTENGMAYIRAAIEAGADEYVMKPFDRETLESKLQIVGMA, encoded by the coding sequence ATGAAGACCTGCCTCGTCGTCGACGATTCCAAGGTGATCCGCAAGGTCGCCCGTCACATCCTCGAAACCCTCGATTTCGAGGTGCGCGAGGCCGGTGACGGTCGTGAGGCGCTCGATGCCTGCATGGCGACGCCGCCCGACGTGATCCTGCTCGACTGGAACATGCCGGTGATGAGCGGCATGGATTTCCTGCGCGCGCTGCGCGACACCGACATCGGATCGAAGCCGAAGGTCGTGTTCTGCACGACCGAGAACGGCATGGCCTATATCCGCGCCGCGATCGAGGCGGGCGCCGACGAATATGTCATGAAGCCGTTCGATCGCGAAACGCTAGAGAGCAAACTCCAGATCGTCGGCATGGCCTGA
- a CDS encoding chemotaxis protein CheW, whose product MEDLYLIAHVAGRTVAIASAQVESVVDIGEVTAVPRAPDQVRGLAALRSRVVTVVDTRAALGLEGRSASGRAIIVHDEGHHYAMLVDALDDIAPFVRQPLAGGIGLSPAWRRVALGLIERDGEPVLVVDLNALIPRGLAAAA is encoded by the coding sequence ATGGAAGACCTCTACCTGATCGCCCACGTCGCCGGTCGCACCGTCGCCATCGCCTCTGCGCAGGTCGAATCGGTGGTCGATATCGGCGAGGTCACCGCCGTGCCGCGCGCGCCCGACCAGGTCCGCGGTCTCGCCGCGCTGCGCAGCCGGGTGGTGACCGTCGTCGATACCCGCGCCGCACTGGGGCTGGAGGGGCGCAGCGCCTCGGGCCGCGCCATCATCGTCCATGACGAGGGGCATCATTACGCGATGCTGGTCGATGCCCTCGACGATATCGCGCCGTTCGTGCGCCAGCCGCTGGCGGGCGGCATCGGCCTGTCGCCGGCTTGGCGCCGGGTCGCGCTCGGCCTGATCGAGCGCGACGGCGAGCCGGTGCTGGTCGTCGACCTCAACGCGCTGATCCCGCGCGGGCTGGCGGCGGCGGCATGA